One genomic segment of Gossypium arboreum isolate Shixiya-1 chromosome 3, ASM2569848v2, whole genome shotgun sequence includes these proteins:
- the LOC108456682 gene encoding plant intracellular Ras-group-related LRR protein 3, translated as MDPNLSKFPILSYIFSQQDPYNYPSLPPQIRQDLLTRFPHLPDPSILASLSRSIPTSVTQTHFLLRSLGPRPDPSAVSAARSKITHIQETQSSLQEADIYKTVLRLEGLHEDYERQLTEVEENLGRLYCSAVEQMSGDDEVNEDVVRILKEAENGVVERVELSGRQLRLLPEAFGKLHGLVYLNLSNNQIEVIPDSIGGLKKLEELNASSNHLQHLPDSVGLLLNLRILNVSGNKLNALPESIARCSSLVELDASFNHLTFLPNNIGYGLLNLEKLSIQLNKIHFLPSSICEMRSLRYLDAHFNELHGLPQVIGRMTKLEVLNLSSNFNDFTELPDTISNLTNLRELDLSNNQIRALPCTFGRVGKLVKLNLDQNPLIVPPIEIANKGADAVKDYMSKKWLDIITEEQRRINLEASNQQGQTGWLSWGTSLVSNAISGVSQSVGEYLSGPKAPRDPYLDQQL; from the exons ATGGATCCTAATCTTTCAAAGTTCCCCATTTTGTCCTACATCTTCTCCCAACAAGATCCTTACAATTACCCATCACTCCCACCCCAAATCCGCCAGGATTTACTCACCCGTTTCCCCCATTTACCCGATCCATCAATCCTTGCTTCACTTTCCCGATCCATCCCCACCTCCGTCACTCAAACCCATTTCCTCCTACGCTCCCTAGGACCTCGACCCGATCCATCAGCTGTCTCCGCTGCTCGTTCCAAGATTACCCACATTCAAGAAACCCAATCTTCCTTACAGGAGGCCGACATATATAAGACCGTGCTTAGATTGGAAGGCTTGCACGAGGATTATGAGAGACAGTTGACTGAGGTGGAGGAGAATCTGGGTCGTTTGTATTGCTCAGCTGTCGAGCAAATGAGCGGCGATGATGAAGTAAATGAGGATGTTGTGAGGATATTGAAAGAAGCTGAGAATGGGGTGGTTGAAAGAGTTGAGCTTTCTGGAAGACAGTTGAGGCTATTGCCTGAGGCCTTTGGTAAACTTCACGGTTTGGTTTATCTCAATCTTTCCAATAACCAGATAGAg GTCATTCCTGATTCGATTGGAGGACTAAAGAAACTTGAGGAGCTTAATGCATCCTCCAATCATTTGCAACATCTGCCTGACTCCGTTGGTTTGTTGCTTAATCTGAGGATCCTCAATGTCTCGGGAAACAAGCTAAATGCCCTCCCGGAAAGCATTGCACGATGCAG TTCACTGGTCGAGTTGGATGCAAGCTTTAACCACCTGACATTTCTGCCGAACAATATTGGATATGGGCTCCTAAATCTTGAAAAGCTGTCGATCCAGCTGAACAAGATCCACTTCCTACCATCATCAATCTGTGAAATGAGGTCCTTGAGGTATCTGGATGCTCATTTCAATGAGCTTCATGGCTTGCCACAAGTGATTGGGAGAATGACAAAACTTGAAGTCCTGAATCTTAGTAGTAATTTCAATGACTTCACAGAACTTCCTGATACTATTAGTAATCTGACCAATCTCCGGGAACTCGATCTCAGCAACAACCAAATCCGGGCTCTGCCTTGCACATTCGGCCGCGTTGGGAAACTAGTCAAGCTCAATTTGGACCAGAATCCGCTCATAGTGCCTCCAATTGAGATAGCAAATAAGGGGGCTGATGCTGTGAAAGATTACATGTCGAAAAAGTGGCTCGACATAATCACGGAGGAGCAAAGGAGAATCAATCTTGAAGCAAGTAATCAGCAAGGTCAGACGGGATGGTTGTCATGGGGAACTTCATTGGTGAGTAACGCCATCTCTGGGGTTTCCCAAAGTGTTGGGGAATACCTGAGTGGGCCAAAGGCTCCTAGGGATCCGTATCTGGATCAACAACTGTGA
- the LOC108456683 gene encoding uncharacterized protein LOC108456683 codes for MVGTKTTIKFLCSYGGKIVPRYPDGKLRYYGGETRVLAVDRSIPFSELLVKMGEMYGSAVSLRCQLPTEDLDALVSITSDEDLVNLIEEYDRLASPPSSIKIRAFLSPPRSTKKDVSPPSSSASSSKSSSTSTPRYSCIRQISRTPVAYPLCSEKSAGKMIPYYGYHVHHGNPSHIYLIHSGNHWQ; via the exons ATGGTTGGAACTAAAACCACCATCAAGTTTCTCTGTAGTTACGGCGGAAAAATCGTCCCTCGTTACCCTGACGGCAAACTCCGTTATTACGGCGGTGAAACCCGTGTCCTCGCCGTCGATCGCTCCATTCCCTTCTCTG AGCTGTTGGTGAAGATGGGAGAGATGTATGGGTCAGCGGTGAGCCTACGTTGCCAATTGCCTACAGAGGATTTAGACGCGCTGGTTTCGATCACTTCCGATGAGGATCTCGTGAATCTCATCGAGGAATACGATCGGCTAGCGTCGCCACCATCTTCTATAAAGATCAGAGCTTTTCTTTCGCCTCCGAGATCCACCAAAAAAGATGTTTCTCCGCCTTCGTCATCGGCTTCGTCTTCAAAGTCGTCATCTACATCCACTCCTAGATACTCCTGCATACGCCAGATCTCGAGGACTCCCGTTGCCTATCCTCTTTGCTCGGAAAAATCTGCGGGGAAGATGATCCCTTACTATGGTTACCATGTTCACCATGGCAACCCTAGCCATATTTACCTTATTCACAGCGGGAATCACTGGCAATAG